The following proteins come from a genomic window of Fibrobacterota bacterium:
- the psd gene encoding phosphatidylserine decarboxylase (Phosphatidylserine decarboxylase is synthesized as a single chain precursor. Generation of the pyruvoyl active site from a Ser is coupled to cleavage of a Gly-Ser bond between the larger (beta) and smaller (alpha chains). It is an integral membrane protein.): MFFRLLYLVPKNWLSSFVGALVRARYPFGLHTAIRDWFIRFYRIETAEAEFPVDRYPTMGEFFVRRLKPGARSIAPDALVSPVDGTLTQAGRFDPERPKLKQIKGIDYALADLIGPGWDLPEYAQGGFLTIYLAPYNYHRIHAPIAGQVTRCAHIPGALWPVNTWSVSHIPGLFVANERVIVELEGETGKALVVMVGATNVGRITLDFHPGMIGNPRPLRSASHWAPPTPLRLAKGEGLGCFELGSTVILILSRALASKTGARWFDVASRGVAGEAIRMGQGLGS; this comes from the coding sequence ATGTTCTTCCGCCTCCTTTATTTGGTCCCCAAGAATTGGCTCAGTTCCTTCGTCGGGGCCCTCGTACGGGCCCGCTACCCCTTCGGCCTGCATACCGCGATCCGGGACTGGTTCATCCGCTTCTACCGGATCGAAACCGCCGAAGCCGAGTTCCCCGTCGATCGCTATCCCACCATGGGGGAATTTTTCGTCCGCCGCCTCAAGCCCGGGGCCCGGTCCATCGCGCCCGACGCTCTCGTCTCTCCCGTTGACGGTACTTTGACCCAAGCCGGCCGCTTCGATCCCGAGCGGCCGAAACTCAAGCAGATCAAAGGCATCGACTACGCCTTGGCCGATTTAATCGGGCCCGGCTGGGATCTTCCGGAATACGCCCAAGGCGGCTTCCTGACCATCTATCTTGCCCCCTACAACTACCATCGCATCCATGCGCCCATAGCGGGCCAGGTCACCCGGTGCGCGCATATTCCCGGCGCCTTATGGCCGGTCAATACCTGGAGCGTCTCGCATATCCCCGGCCTTTTCGTCGCCAACGAGCGGGTTATCGTCGAGTTGGAAGGGGAAACCGGAAAAGCGCTGGTGGTCATGGTGGGCGCCACCAACGTCGGCCGCATCACCCTGGATTTCCATCCGGGCATGATCGGCAACCCACGGCCCCTCCGCAGCGCTTCCCATTGGGCTCCACCCACCCCACTACGATTGGCCAAGGGCGAAGGCCTGGGATGCTTCGAGCTGGGATCCACCGTCATCCTCATCCTCTCGCGCGCGCTCGCAAGCAAGACGGGGGCTCGTTGGTTCGACGTCGCTTCCCGGGGCGTCGCCGGCGAAGCCATCCGCATGGGCCAGGGGCTGGGGTCTTGA
- a CDS encoding phosphoglycerate kinase, with translation MAKLFIEDLQVNGKRVLMRVDFNVPIKDGKVEDEKRIAAALPSIKYLLDKGASVVLMSHLGRPDGKPNAEFSLKPVGAKLQELLGKPVQFVDDCVGPKAEAACASLKPGGVILLENVRFHIEEEGKIKLEDGTKLVADKDKVAAFRAALSKLGDVYVNDAFGSAHRDHSSVSGISLPQRACGYLMKKELDFLGGAIENPKRPFVAIIGGAKVSGKIDVIQQMLPKVDKLIIGGGMAYTFARAKGLETGKSLVEPDRIALAKELLEKYGDKLMLPTDCFITDKFDFKARTIGQGKTCRMTEIPKEWEAIDIGPETSAAYAKVIASAKTVLWNGPMGVFEVEASAKGTFAVAQALVEATKNGGTTVVGGGDSASAIKKAGLSKQVSHVSTGGGASLEFLEGKPLPGVVALTEKP, from the coding sequence ATGGCAAAGCTCTTTATCGAGGATCTACAGGTAAACGGCAAGCGCGTCCTGATGCGGGTGGATTTCAACGTCCCCATCAAGGACGGCAAGGTCGAGGACGAGAAGCGGATCGCCGCCGCATTGCCCTCCATCAAGTACCTGCTCGATAAAGGCGCCAGCGTGGTGCTGATGAGCCATTTGGGCCGCCCCGACGGCAAGCCCAACGCCGAGTTCAGCCTCAAGCCGGTCGGCGCCAAGCTGCAGGAGCTGCTCGGCAAGCCCGTCCAATTCGTCGACGATTGCGTGGGCCCCAAGGCCGAAGCCGCCTGCGCCTCCTTGAAGCCCGGCGGAGTCATCCTGCTCGAGAACGTCCGTTTCCATATCGAGGAAGAAGGCAAGATCAAGCTCGAGGACGGCACCAAGCTCGTGGCCGACAAGGACAAAGTGGCCGCTTTCCGCGCAGCCCTGTCCAAGCTCGGCGACGTGTACGTCAACGATGCTTTCGGATCCGCCCATCGCGACCATAGCTCGGTTTCGGGCATCAGCTTGCCCCAGCGCGCTTGCGGGTACCTGATGAAGAAGGAACTCGACTTCCTGGGCGGCGCCATCGAGAATCCCAAGCGCCCCTTCGTGGCCATCATCGGCGGAGCCAAGGTGAGCGGCAAGATCGACGTGATCCAACAGATGTTGCCCAAGGTGGACAAGCTGATCATCGGCGGCGGCATGGCCTACACTTTCGCCCGGGCCAAGGGCCTGGAAACCGGCAAGAGCCTGGTCGAGCCGGATCGTATCGCCCTAGCCAAGGAACTCCTGGAGAAATACGGCGACAAGCTGATGCTCCCGACCGATTGCTTCATCACCGACAAATTCGACTTCAAGGCCCGCACCATCGGCCAGGGCAAGACCTGCCGCATGACCGAAATCCCCAAGGAATGGGAAGCCATCGATATCGGCCCGGAAACCTCGGCCGCCTACGCCAAGGTCATCGCCTCCGCCAAGACGGTCTTATGGAACGGGCCTATGGGCGTATTTGAAGTCGAAGCTTCGGCTAAGGGCACCTTCGCCGTGGCCCAGGCCCTGGTGGAAGCCACCAAGAACGGCGGCACCACCGTGGTCGGCGGGGGAGACTCGGCCAGCGCCATCAAGAAGGCCGGCCTATCGAAACAGGTAAGCCACGTATCCACGGGCGGCGGCGCATCGCTTGAGTTCTTGGAAGGCAAGCCGCTTCCCGGAGTCGTGGCGTTGACGGAGAAGCCGTAA
- the secG gene encoding preprotein translocase subunit SecG, which yields MNHWAFVALIVLHVFVCLLLVLLVLVQNDKGGGLAGAFGGMGGSAAFSGSSASTFLTTLTRYVALASFIILLGLNYMSTRGIESGRRESELKGSHRGLSSILPSTGAGPSSGNGQGPVNAIPGLGTGPAAPEKAPANGAAPAKGH from the coding sequence ATGAATCATTGGGCCTTCGTAGCATTGATTGTACTGCACGTCTTCGTGTGCCTCCTCTTGGTCCTGCTCGTTCTGGTGCAGAACGACAAGGGCGGGGGATTGGCGGGAGCTTTCGGCGGAATGGGCGGCAGCGCCGCTTTCAGCGGCAGCTCGGCTTCGACCTTCCTGACCACCTTGACGCGCTATGTCGCCTTGGCCAGCTTCATCATCCTTCTCGGTCTCAATTACATGTCCACCCGGGGCATCGAATCGGGCCGTCGCGAGTCCGAGCTGAAAGGCTCCCATCGCGGCTTGTCGAGCATTTTGCCCTCGACCGGCGCTGGCCCTTCGAGCGGCAATGGGCAAGGGCCGGTCAACGCCATCCCGGGGTTGGGAACCGGGCCCGCGGCGCCTGAAAAGGCTCCGGCGAACGGCGCGGCTCCGGCCAAGGGACACTAA
- a CDS encoding triose-phosphate isomerase, with product MRKKIIVGNWKMNKNVEESAKLATELVAAVKGQAFAEKVEIGIAPTFLALDRVAGILKGSPIKLAAQDVHFENQGAFTSKVSVDMLKSLGVTHVILGHSEPRTLFGETDAAVNKKTLKVLAEGLTPIVCVGETLAERESNVTEKVVGTQVRAAYQGVSAADAAKTVIAYEPVWAIGTGRNASDDQAQAVHKFIRGLLSEMYGSPTAEAIRIQYGGSMKPENAAGLLKQPDVDGGLIGGAALKADAFLGIIRAA from the coding sequence ATGCGCAAGAAAATCATCGTCGGCAACTGGAAGATGAACAAGAACGTGGAAGAGTCCGCCAAGCTCGCCACCGAACTGGTGGCCGCCGTTAAAGGCCAGGCCTTCGCGGAAAAGGTTGAGATCGGCATAGCGCCCACCTTTCTGGCGCTCGATCGCGTCGCCGGCATCCTCAAGGGCTCGCCCATTAAGCTGGCCGCCCAAGACGTCCACTTCGAGAACCAGGGCGCCTTCACCAGCAAGGTTTCCGTGGACATGCTCAAGTCCCTCGGGGTAACCCACGTGATACTGGGCCATTCCGAACCCCGCACCCTGTTCGGCGAAACCGATGCCGCCGTCAACAAGAAGACCCTCAAGGTCCTGGCCGAAGGGCTTACGCCCATCGTCTGCGTGGGCGAAACCTTGGCCGAGCGCGAATCCAACGTCACCGAGAAAGTGGTCGGAACGCAGGTGCGGGCCGCCTACCAGGGCGTATCCGCGGCCGATGCTGCCAAAACCGTCATCGCCTACGAGCCTGTCTGGGCCATCGGCACCGGGCGCAATGCCAGCGATGACCAGGCCCAGGCCGTGCACAAGTTCATCCGCGGCCTGCTGTCCGAAATGTATGGTTCCCCGACGGCCGAAGCGATCCGCATCCAATACGGCGGCAGCATGAAGCCGGAAAACGCCGCGGGACTTCTGAAGCAGCCCGACGTGGATGGCGGGTTGATCGGCGGCGCCGCCTTGAAGGCGGATGCCTTTTTAGGTATTATAAGGGCCGCTTAA